Proteins encoded by one window of Burkholderia plantarii:
- a CDS encoding flavin reductase family protein, whose amino-acid sequence MTHFAPVRLEHASRLLNHGPTVLVTSSDGTRRDVMAAAWSMPVEFTPPRLAVVIDKTTFTRELIAASGTFGIVVPGFAALDLTFAVGGTSGRDGDKFARYAIDARPGPVLGVPVIEQDCVAWLECRLIPEPHTEQAYDTCFCEVVSAAADSRAFSNGHWTLDDSNEALHTIHHLGAGKFVRASGLIVAKPL is encoded by the coding sequence ATGACGCATTTCGCTCCCGTCCGGCTCGAACACGCGAGCCGCCTGCTGAACCATGGTCCGACCGTGCTCGTCACGAGCAGCGACGGCACGCGCCGCGACGTGATGGCCGCGGCCTGGTCGATGCCGGTCGAATTCACGCCGCCTCGGCTGGCCGTGGTGATCGACAAGACCACCTTCACGCGCGAGCTGATCGCGGCGAGCGGCACGTTCGGCATCGTGGTGCCGGGCTTCGCCGCGCTCGACCTGACCTTCGCGGTGGGCGGCACCAGCGGACGCGACGGCGACAAGTTCGCGCGTTACGCGATCGACGCGCGGCCCGGCCCCGTGCTCGGCGTGCCGGTGATCGAGCAGGACTGCGTGGCCTGGCTCGAATGCCGGTTGATCCCCGAGCCGCACACCGAGCAGGCCTACGACACCTGCTTCTGCGAGGTGGTGTCGGCGGCGGCCGACAGCCGCGCGTTCTCGAACGGCCACTGGACGCTCGACGACAGCAACGAAGCGCTGCACACGATCCACCATCTCGGCGCCGGCAAGTTCGTGCGCGCCTCGGGTCTGATCGTGGCGAAGCCGCTGTAA
- a CDS encoding MFS transporter, with protein sequence MNTVSPTSAAPGADTRIAPGSASYRRISLALFLAGFSTFSLLYCVQPLLPLFSNAFSIGAAQSSLALSLSTGCLAFAILAASALSERLSRRRLMFASMALAAALNVVAAWMPSWSGVLVARALEGLVLGGVPATAMAYLAEEIQPRGLGLSMGLYVGGTAFGGMVGRVGMSMLGGWMSWRAAMQWIGVIDLAVAAGFALLLPASRHFAPRAGVRIAEHVASWRRQLAHAALPAVFAIGFLAMGEFVTIYNYAGFRLMAPPFSLDATRTGLIFSAYVFGIAASSTAGALADRFGRVPVMVAGIATSAAGVALTLDASLAVVIAGITVLTIGFFITHSVASSWVGLLAQGAKSYASALYLLAYYLGSSVLGSWGGQFWQQGGWHAVAGYALALLAAGIVCVAYLARVTRAAPAAAGAVTRG encoded by the coding sequence ATGAACACCGTCTCCCCCACTTCGGCCGCGCCCGGCGCCGACACGCGCATCGCGCCCGGCAGCGCCAGCTATCGCCGCATCAGCCTCGCGCTGTTCCTCGCCGGCTTCTCCACGTTCTCGCTGCTCTACTGCGTGCAGCCGCTGCTGCCGCTGTTCTCGAACGCGTTCTCGATCGGTGCGGCGCAGAGTTCGCTCGCGCTGTCGCTGTCCACCGGCTGCCTCGCGTTCGCGATCCTCGCGGCGAGCGCGCTGTCCGAGCGCCTGAGCCGGCGCCGCCTGATGTTCGCGTCGATGGCGCTGGCCGCCGCGCTGAACGTGGTGGCGGCCTGGATGCCGAGCTGGTCCGGGGTGCTGGTCGCGCGCGCGCTCGAGGGGCTGGTGCTCGGCGGCGTGCCGGCCACCGCGATGGCCTACCTGGCCGAGGAAATCCAGCCGCGCGGCCTGGGCCTGTCGATGGGGCTCTACGTGGGCGGCACCGCGTTCGGCGGGATGGTCGGCCGGGTCGGCATGAGCATGCTCGGCGGCTGGATGTCGTGGCGCGCGGCGATGCAGTGGATCGGCGTGATCGACCTCGCGGTGGCGGCCGGCTTCGCGCTGCTGCTGCCCGCCTCGCGCCATTTCGCGCCGCGCGCGGGCGTGCGGATCGCCGAGCACGTCGCGTCGTGGCGCCGCCAGCTAGCGCATGCGGCGCTGCCCGCCGTGTTCGCGATCGGCTTCCTCGCGATGGGCGAGTTCGTGACGATCTACAACTACGCGGGCTTCCGGCTGATGGCGCCGCCGTTCTCGCTCGACGCCACGCGCACCGGCCTGATCTTCAGCGCCTACGTGTTCGGCATCGCCGCGTCGTCGACGGCCGGCGCGCTGGCCGACCGCTTCGGCCGGGTTCCCGTGATGGTGGCCGGCATCGCCACCAGCGCGGCCGGTGTCGCGCTCACGCTCGACGCGTCGCTGGCGGTGGTGATCGCCGGCATCACGGTGCTGACGATCGGCTTCTTCATCACGCACTCGGTCGCGAGCAGCTGGGTCGGCCTGCTCGCGCAGGGCGCGAAGAGCTACGCGTCGGCGCTCTACCTGCTCGCGTACTACCTCGGGTCGAGCGTGCTCGGCTCGTGGGGCGGGCAATTCTGGCAGCAGGGCGGCTGGCACGCGGTGGCCGGCTACGCGCTCGCGCTGCTGGCGGCGGGCATCGTCTGCGTCGCCTATCTGGCGCGCGTCACGCGCGCGGCGCCGGCCGCGGCGGGCGCCGTGACGCGCGGCTGA
- the dkgB gene encoding 2,5-didehydrogluconate reductase DkgB has translation MTRIPPFGLGTFRLKGQVVIDSVRDALALGYRAIDTAQIYDNEAEVGRAIAESGIARDALFVTTKIWVDHYAPQRLVPSLEASLAKLRTDRVDLTLIHWPAPGNGVPLAATLEALADAKARGLTREIGISNFNIALTREAIDVLGTGAIATNQIELSPYLQNRALVAFLASQAIAVTSYMTLAYGKVLGDPVLGAIAAARGATPAQVALAWALQLGYAVIPSSTKRANLASNLLARNLRLDDDEMARIADLERNGREVSPAGLAPVWD, from the coding sequence ATGACTCGCATTCCCCCGTTCGGCCTCGGCACGTTTCGCCTGAAAGGGCAGGTGGTGATCGATTCGGTGCGCGACGCGCTCGCACTCGGCTACCGCGCGATCGACACCGCGCAGATCTACGACAACGAAGCCGAGGTGGGCCGCGCGATCGCGGAGTCGGGCATCGCGCGCGACGCGCTGTTCGTGACGACCAAGATCTGGGTCGATCACTACGCGCCGCAGCGGCTCGTGCCGAGCCTCGAGGCCAGTCTCGCGAAGCTGCGCACCGACCGGGTCGACCTGACGCTGATCCACTGGCCGGCGCCCGGCAACGGCGTGCCGCTCGCGGCCACGCTCGAGGCGCTCGCCGACGCGAAGGCGCGCGGCCTCACGCGCGAGATCGGCATCTCGAACTTCAACATCGCGCTGACGCGCGAGGCGATCGACGTGCTCGGCACCGGCGCGATCGCGACCAACCAGATCGAACTGAGCCCGTACCTGCAGAACCGCGCGCTGGTGGCGTTCCTCGCCTCGCAGGCGATCGCCGTGACCTCGTACATGACGCTCGCCTACGGCAAGGTGCTCGGCGATCCGGTGCTCGGCGCGATCGCGGCCGCGCGCGGCGCGACGCCGGCGCAGGTCGCGCTTGCCTGGGCGCTGCAACTCGGTTACGCGGTGATTCCGTCGTCGACGAAGCGCGCGAACCTGGCGAGCAATCTGCTGGCCCGCAACCTGCGGCTCGATGACGACGAGATGGCGCGCATCGCCGATCTCGAACGCAACGGACGCGAAGTGAGCCCGGCGGGGCTGGCGCCCGTTTGGGATTGA
- a CDS encoding LysR family transcriptional regulator: protein MELRHLRYFLAIAEASNVTRAAERLGIGQPPLSQQIRNLERELGVELFRRTAHGVVLTSAGEAFRVEAARTLDDAARAMRAARQAGSGETGSLRLGFTASAVFNPVVPALIQRFKAAWPAIEVTLDEANTPSLVRRLLDEQLDAVFVRPGVEAFDGIRLRAFADEPMKLVVPAAHRFAKRRRVALDALADEAFVLVPGPSGATLYAEILDACRRAGFTPRLAQEAPQISSVINLVAAGFGVSIVPAAFEQVRVQGVRYLDIDGAPAVARLALATREREREAVVANLIALL from the coding sequence ATGGAACTGCGCCATCTTCGTTATTTCCTCGCCATCGCCGAGGCGTCGAACGTCACGCGTGCCGCCGAACGGCTCGGCATCGGCCAGCCGCCGCTGAGCCAGCAGATCCGCAACCTCGAGCGCGAGCTCGGCGTCGAGCTGTTCCGGCGCACCGCGCACGGCGTGGTGCTGACGAGCGCCGGCGAGGCGTTTCGCGTCGAGGCCGCGCGCACGCTCGACGACGCCGCGCGCGCGATGCGCGCGGCGCGTCAGGCCGGCAGCGGCGAGACCGGCAGCCTGCGGCTCGGCTTCACCGCCTCGGCCGTGTTCAATCCGGTGGTGCCGGCGCTGATCCAGCGCTTCAAGGCCGCGTGGCCGGCCATCGAGGTCACGCTCGACGAGGCCAACACGCCGAGCCTCGTGCGCCGCCTGCTCGACGAGCAGCTCGACGCCGTGTTCGTGCGGCCCGGCGTGGAGGCGTTCGACGGGATCCGGCTGCGCGCGTTCGCCGACGAGCCGATGAAGCTCGTGGTGCCGGCCGCGCACCGTTTCGCGAAGCGCCGCCGCGTGGCGCTCGACGCGCTCGCCGACGAGGCCTTCGTGCTGGTGCCCGGGCCGTCGGGCGCGACGCTCTACGCCGAGATCCTCGACGCGTGCCGGCGCGCCGGCTTCACGCCGCGGCTCGCGCAGGAGGCGCCGCAGATCTCGTCGGTGATCAATCTGGTGGCGGCCGGCTTCGGCGTGTCGATCGTGCCGGCCGCGTTCGAACAGGTGCGCGTGCAGGGCGTGCGCTATCTCGACATCGACGGCGCGCCGGCCGTGGCGCGGCTCGCGCTGGCCACGCGCGAACGCGAGCGCGAGGCGGTGGTCGCGAACCTGATCGCGCTGCTGTGA
- a CDS encoding Hsp20/alpha crystallin family protein, whose product MTTTPELIERPATVAPDHPATAPQAAAPQADVRREPAATRSVTVTPAVDIVEDAQGVTLRADLPGVSKAGLDLRVHEARLTIDAHAELPDTAGLRVQHAEWHAPRYLRSFTVSPYLDTSRIDASLRDGVLTLRIPRREEALPRKIEVGTGAA is encoded by the coding sequence ATGACCACGACTCCCGAACTCATCGAGCGCCCCGCCACCGTCGCGCCGGATCACCCCGCCACGGCGCCGCAAGCCGCCGCGCCGCAAGCCGACGTGCGCCGTGAACCGGCCGCAACACGGAGCGTGACCGTCACGCCGGCCGTCGACATCGTCGAGGACGCGCAGGGCGTGACGCTGCGCGCCGACCTGCCCGGCGTCTCGAAAGCGGGCCTCGACCTGCGCGTCCACGAGGCGCGCCTCACGATCGATGCGCACGCCGAACTGCCGGACACGGCGGGGCTGCGCGTGCAGCATGCCGAATGGCACGCGCCGCGCTACCTGCGCAGCTTCACCGTGAGCCCGTACCTCGACACCTCGCGCATCGACGCGAGCCTGCGCGACGGCGTGCTGACGCTGCGGATCCCGCGCCGCGAGGAAGCGCTGCCGCGCAAGATCGAGGTCGGCACGGGCGCGGCCTGA
- a CDS encoding DUF2242 domain-containing protein: MHNRSRLISLTCALAASAVLAACSSAPKPLYTQEQFDASSSPYTHTFHENATATCEAARRALLSQGYITNLTRPDTVDGSKNFQPNNDSHVTIEFHVVCVDADADSTSTIAYVNAVQDRYTLKKATTSASVGLSVLGSVSLPIGSSDDSMVKIASETIPAGVFYDRFFKLVDHFLKVDPARHGKAAAKAAEKEPVAPLPEPAPSTGAPGDDGAVKLKTPAVPTPPVPSPAPVSGLAPVPVAAAQAGALATAAPNRAVSATPATFPAVSPAAAPHAQAAVNGGAGANAANATNAGSAANAAPGPATHAAGGPQAVVASTGTSAVTTGSAAQPIATPTPDAPDAPADVQSALATPRTAGTMAAPAANPAAAAPVEQNHPGTPAAAPAAGSAAMASTPAAATAATATTPPAAPANPAPAASAAAAPPTPASQPAPAAASAASPTTNAANPPAAAPARPAPAASATQPSSAVPASPASTTATPAAPTPASAPQ, encoded by the coding sequence ATGCACAATCGATCCAGACTGATTTCCCTCACCTGCGCGCTCGCGGCCTCGGCCGTGCTGGCGGCCTGTTCGTCGGCGCCGAAACCGCTTTACACGCAGGAGCAGTTCGATGCGTCGAGCAGCCCTTACACGCACACCTTCCACGAGAACGCGACGGCCACCTGCGAGGCCGCGCGGCGCGCGCTGCTGAGCCAGGGCTACATCACCAACCTGACGCGGCCCGACACCGTGGACGGCAGCAAGAACTTCCAGCCGAACAACGATTCGCACGTGACGATCGAGTTTCACGTGGTCTGCGTCGACGCGGACGCCGATTCGACCTCGACCATCGCCTACGTGAACGCGGTGCAGGATCGCTACACGCTGAAGAAGGCCACCACCTCGGCGAGCGTGGGGCTGTCGGTGCTCGGTTCGGTGTCGCTGCCGATCGGTTCGAGCGACGATTCGATGGTGAAGATCGCGAGCGAGACGATTCCGGCCGGGGTGTTCTACGACCGCTTCTTCAAGCTCGTCGATCACTTCCTGAAGGTCGACCCGGCGCGGCACGGCAAGGCCGCCGCGAAGGCCGCCGAGAAGGAACCGGTGGCGCCGCTGCCGGAACCGGCGCCGAGCACCGGTGCGCCCGGCGACGACGGCGCCGTGAAGCTGAAGACGCCGGCCGTGCCGACGCCGCCGGTACCGTCGCCCGCGCCGGTATCGGGCCTCGCGCCGGTGCCCGTCGCGGCGGCGCAGGCCGGCGCGCTCGCCACGGCCGCACCGAACCGCGCGGTCTCGGCCACGCCGGCGACGTTCCCGGCGGTGTCGCCGGCCGCCGCCCCGCATGCGCAGGCCGCGGTGAACGGCGGCGCGGGGGCGAATGCCGCGAACGCTACGAATGCGGGCAGCGCCGCCAACGCAGCGCCGGGCCCGGCCACGCACGCGGCGGGCGGCCCGCAGGCCGTGGTCGCCTCGACCGGCACCTCGGCCGTGACCACCGGCTCGGCCGCGCAGCCAATCGCCACGCCGACGCCGGACGCGCCGGACGCGCCGGCCGACGTGCAGTCCGCGCTCGCGACGCCGCGCACGGCGGGCACGATGGCCGCGCCGGCGGCAAACCCGGCCGCCGCGGCGCCGGTCGAGCAGAACCATCCGGGCACGCCCGCCGCAGCGCCGGCCGCCGGCAGCGCGGCCATGGCGAGCACACCGGCGGCCGCCACGGCGGCGACCGCAACCACCCCGCCCGCCGCGCCGGCGAACCCGGCGCCCGCTGCATCGGCCGCCGCCGCGCCTCCCACCCCGGCATCGCAACCCGCCCCGGCCGCCGCCAGCGCGGCCAGCCCCACTACCAACGCCGCGAACCCGCCGGCAGCCGCCCCGGCACGACCGGCGCCGGCCGCCTCGGCCACTCAGCCGTCATCGGCCGTCCCGGCCAGCCCCGCCTCCACCACGGCCACGCCGGCCGCGCCGACTCCGGCCAGCGCCCCGCAATAA
- a CDS encoding Hsp20/alpha crystallin family protein produces the protein MTTYRFGAGLFGELDRLQRQMSGLFAAPTFTAAARAGRFDAFPPINVGITDDAIEIVALAPGMQAADFDVTIDKGLLTITGERKAAEDAAESRVLARERFAGRFRRAVELPSTADAGQIQARYDNGCLRIRIAKRAASQPRSIHVQ, from the coding sequence ATGACCACTTATCGTTTCGGTGCCGGCCTGTTCGGCGAACTCGACCGGCTGCAACGGCAGATGTCGGGGCTGTTCGCGGCGCCGACGTTCACGGCCGCCGCGCGCGCCGGCCGCTTCGACGCGTTCCCGCCGATCAACGTCGGCATCACCGATGACGCGATCGAGATCGTCGCGCTCGCGCCCGGCATGCAGGCCGCCGATTTCGACGTGACGATCGATAAAGGACTCCTGACGATCACTGGCGAGCGCAAGGCCGCCGAGGACGCCGCCGAGTCGCGCGTGCTGGCTCGCGAACGCTTCGCCGGGCGCTTCCGCCGCGCCGTCGAGCTGCCGTCGACGGCCGATGCCGGGCAGATCCAGGCGCGTTACGACAATGGTTGTCTGCGCATCCGTATTGCGAAGCGCGCGGCATCGCAGCCGCGTTCGATCCACGTTCAATAA
- a CDS encoding HAD family hydrolase, producing the protein MSSPLPSTPREDRALISDCDGVLVDSEAIAERIVIERLEALWQVEGVHDAIRPLLGMRTAVVLTQAAAAFGRIISEEQIHSIREEIRTRAADAPKIPGAVEALRALPLRLACASNSDLDYVARVVARLGLDTCFGGRLFTGDRVAQPKPAPDVYLAASRELRVPPAGCAVIEDSVTGARAALAAGMTVLGFTGSAHHPAERREALREIGVHETFERMSELPGLVERWLDGEFGVAREAQERAGSEA; encoded by the coding sequence ATGTCATCCCCCCTCCCCTCCACGCCGCGCGAGGACCGCGCGCTGATCAGCGACTGCGACGGCGTGCTCGTCGACAGCGAAGCGATCGCCGAGCGCATCGTGATCGAACGGCTCGAAGCCCTCTGGCAGGTCGAAGGCGTCCACGACGCGATCCGTCCGCTGCTCGGCATGCGCACCGCGGTGGTGCTGACCCAGGCCGCCGCCGCGTTCGGCCGCATCATCAGCGAGGAACAGATCCATTCGATTCGCGAGGAAATCCGCACGCGCGCGGCCGACGCGCCGAAGATCCCCGGCGCCGTCGAGGCGCTGCGCGCGCTGCCGCTGCGGCTTGCCTGCGCGAGCAACAGCGATCTCGACTACGTGGCGCGCGTGGTCGCGCGGCTCGGCCTCGATACCTGTTTCGGCGGCCGGCTCTTCACGGGCGACCGCGTCGCGCAGCCGAAGCCGGCGCCCGACGTCTATCTGGCCGCCTCGCGCGAGCTGCGGGTGCCGCCCGCCGGCTGCGCGGTGATCGAGGACAGCGTGACGGGCGCGCGCGCCGCGCTCGCGGCCGGCATGACCGTGCTCGGCTTCACCGGCAGCGCCCACCACCCGGCGGAACGCCGCGAGGCGCTGCGCGAGATCGGCGTCCATGAAACGTTCGAGCGGATGAGCGAGTTGCCGGGGCTGGTCGAGCGCTGGCTCGACGGCGAATTCGGCGTGGCGCGCGAGGCGCAGGAGCGCGCCGGCTCGGAAGCCTGA
- a CDS encoding DeoR/GlpR family DNA-binding transcription regulator, with amino-acid sequence MWQEDRHQRIRALLAALRRASTERIMAELGVSRETVRRDLLDLEAAGELIRVRGGAMHPDAAVPAERAPARERIERAIAKAAAGQIGSGQTLFIDADPINNALADELAKFTGLTIVTNSLEVVARLRAPGACASPANEVVVLGGTLAARTLATADAETVREVRRHHADLALLAPGGLDARHGASHADRAEAEVARAMCEAAERVVMLADADRLGRHSRLAYCAPEAVDLLVTHRGATDAEGFAALAGRLPKIVLA; translated from the coding sequence ATGTGGCAGGAAGACCGTCATCAGCGCATCCGCGCGCTGCTGGCCGCGCTGCGGCGCGCGTCGACGGAACGGATCATGGCGGAGCTCGGGGTGTCGCGCGAGACGGTACGGCGCGACCTGCTGGACCTGGAGGCAGCGGGCGAGCTGATCCGCGTGCGCGGCGGCGCGATGCATCCCGATGCCGCCGTGCCGGCCGAACGCGCGCCGGCGCGCGAACGCATCGAGCGCGCGATCGCGAAGGCGGCGGCGGGCCAGATCGGCAGCGGCCAGACGCTGTTCATCGACGCCGACCCGATCAACAACGCGCTTGCCGACGAACTCGCGAAGTTCACGGGCCTGACCATCGTCACCAACTCGCTCGAGGTGGTCGCCCGGCTGCGCGCGCCGGGCGCCTGCGCGAGCCCGGCCAACGAGGTGGTGGTGCTGGGCGGCACGCTCGCCGCGCGCACGCTCGCGACGGCCGACGCCGAGACCGTGCGCGAGGTGCGGCGCCACCACGCCGATCTCGCGCTGCTGGCGCCGGGCGGGCTCGACGCGCGCCACGGCGCGAGTCACGCGGACCGCGCCGAGGCCGAGGTCGCGCGCGCGATGTGCGAGGCGGCCGAGCGCGTCGTGATGCTGGCCGACGCCGACCGGCTCGGCCGGCACAGCCGCCTCGCCTACTGCGCGCCCGAGGCGGTCGACCTGCTCGTCACGCATCGCGGCGCGACCGACGCCGAGGGCTTCGCGGCGCTCGCCGGGCGCCTGCCGAAAATCGTGCTGGCCTGA
- a CDS encoding DUF2322 family protein: protein MIQPTPVFKDNLAQLPSIDGIERIDLVDAGGAVVATIENKPGKQGSLAVYHYLRQAFGTLDARAAQHGLAVFGEHTADARSRPGAHPNVDRLLEVAAGGGALRIEVIAAA, encoded by the coding sequence GTGATTCAACCGACTCCCGTATTCAAGGACAATCTCGCGCAACTGCCGTCGATCGACGGCATCGAACGGATCGATCTCGTCGATGCCGGCGGCGCCGTCGTCGCGACCATCGAGAACAAGCCGGGCAAGCAGGGCTCGCTGGCCGTCTATCACTATCTGCGGCAGGCGTTCGGCACGCTCGACGCGCGCGCGGCCCAGCACGGCCTCGCGGTGTTCGGCGAGCACACGGCCGACGCACGCAGTCGTCCCGGCGCGCATCCGAACGTCGACCGGCTGCTGGAAGTGGCCGCGGGCGGCGGCGCGCTGCGCATCGAGGTGATCGCGGCTGCCTGA
- a CDS encoding MFS transporter — MNASPTRAAQPAARSNLPLLALAVGAFGIGTTEFSPMGLLPVIADGVHVSIPTAGMLISAYAIGVMVGAPVMTLLLARASRRTALILLMGIFTLGNLLSALAPDYTTLLLARLVTSLNHGAFFGIGSVVAASVVPRERQASAVATMFMGLTIANVGGVPAATWLGQAIGWRMSFVATAGLGLLAIAGLLAALPKGETGAMPNLRAEFAVLRRPVVLGALATTVLGAGAMFTLYTYVAPALAQLTHATPAFVTAMLVLIGVGFSIGNVAGGKLADRSLEGSLIAFLLLLIVVMVAFPVLAATHLGAALALLVWGMATFAVVPPLQMRVMRAAAEAPGLASSVNVGAFNLGNALGAAAGGAAISSGLGYAAVPVVGASIAVLGLLLVLSQMRRRPSPAAC; from the coding sequence ATGAACGCTTCCCCCACCCGCGCCGCGCAGCCGGCCGCGCGCTCGAACCTGCCGCTGCTGGCGCTGGCCGTCGGCGCGTTCGGTATCGGTACCACCGAGTTCTCGCCGATGGGCCTGCTGCCCGTGATCGCCGACGGCGTCCATGTGTCGATCCCGACCGCCGGGATGCTGATCAGCGCCTACGCGATCGGCGTGATGGTCGGCGCGCCGGTCATGACGCTGCTGCTCGCGCGCGCCTCGCGGCGCACCGCGCTGATCCTGCTGATGGGCATCTTCACGCTCGGCAACCTGCTCTCGGCGCTGGCCCCCGACTACACCACGCTGCTGCTGGCGCGCCTCGTGACGAGCCTCAACCACGGCGCGTTCTTCGGCATCGGCTCGGTAGTGGCCGCCTCGGTGGTGCCGCGCGAGCGCCAGGCCAGCGCGGTGGCCACCATGTTCATGGGACTCACGATCGCCAACGTCGGCGGCGTGCCGGCCGCCACCTGGCTCGGCCAGGCGATCGGCTGGCGCATGTCGTTCGTCGCCACCGCCGGCCTCGGCCTGCTCGCGATCGCGGGCCTGCTCGCCGCGCTGCCGAAGGGCGAGACGGGCGCGATGCCGAACCTGCGCGCCGAATTCGCGGTGCTGCGGCGGCCGGTGGTGCTCGGCGCGCTCGCCACCACGGTGCTCGGCGCCGGCGCGATGTTTACGCTCTACACCTACGTGGCGCCCGCGCTCGCGCAGCTCACGCATGCCACGCCGGCCTTCGTGACCGCGATGCTGGTGCTGATCGGCGTGGGCTTCTCGATCGGCAACGTGGCGGGCGGCAAGCTCGCCGACCGTTCGCTCGAAGGCAGCCTGATCGCGTTCCTGCTGCTGCTGATCGTCGTGATGGTCGCGTTCCCGGTGCTGGCCGCCACCCACCTCGGCGCCGCGCTGGCGCTGCTGGTGTGGGGCATGGCCACCTTCGCCGTGGTGCCGCCGCTGCAGATGCGCGTGATGCGTGCCGCGGCCGAGGCGCCGGGGCTCGCCTCGTCGGTCAACGTCGGCGCGTTCAACCTCGGCAACGCGCTCGGCGCGGCAGCCGGCGGCGCGGCGATCTCGTCGGGCCTCGGCTACGCGGCGGTGCCGGTCGTCGGCGCCTCGATCGCCGTGCTCGGCCTGCTGCTGGTGCTCTCGCAGATGCGCCGGCGCCCGAGCCCGGCCGCCTGCTGA